DNA from Branchiostoma floridae strain S238N-H82 chromosome 15, Bfl_VNyyK, whole genome shotgun sequence:
TTGACGTTTTGTTTGCAAAGAAATATTGTTTCGCAAAATAAATCATAACTAGAATAAACGAAGCTTATTGCATATAGCATAGCATAATGAAGTAAACATAATATAACGACTAGATCGGGATAAACTAAACGATATTGAATTCAATTTTGTAGAATTATTCCCACCAGAAGTTCTATGATATTAAATTACTTGTTACCCAGCGGAATTATGATTATTGATAATAAATAGATTCAAAGAAAATTACCTTGAACTGTGGCATTATGTAGTGATCAGTGTTCTCGTCCTGGAAACTCTCAAACTTTTGGTAAGGGGTGTCGTCTGCAACAATAATCCTCGTCCCAGGATACAGATCTCCTACAGATCTGACAAGACGTCTCAGATTGCTGTACCGGAGAAACGTCTTCACAACAACACTGACTCTGTCCTGGATTCTACCTAGAATTTTCACAAAAGAACATATTTTAAAATGCTTCTAGTAGCACAGCTTTCCTTTTTAGCTAGTATGCTATTAGAAAAGGAGACGCGAATAGGTATATGCTAAACTAGATTATTTTATGTAATGTAGAAGACAACTGCACTTTCATCACAGATCTAGAAGTATATAGACTTGAGTAAGGTAGTTCAGAAGaatacataaatgaaaaaataattCTAAAATAGAATTTAATGCACTTTAACTACCGTTCACAGGACATTCTCTCTGATTTTAGTATCCTATGACATGCTGTCTTAAAATGACCCTTTCGTTTAAAACCACCCaattaattttcttttaaatcgAAATGATTCAGAACAGACTAAAATTATTAGTTTAAATCAAATaccaagacaacaacaaaaattaactcCCATATCTCGAAAATTCAAAATACCAGTTAAAGAACATACCTTGACCTTGGTCATGTAGCCACGGTATAAGCCGGTGACGTATGTGAACCGGTATGGTGATGCTGAATTTCATGTAATGCAGTTTCACTGGAATTAAAAATCAAAGAGGACTAAATTAAGTAATACAATAAAGACGTTTCGTTACGCTATAAATGTAATAAAATAATGAAGATTTAAGTTTATGATATTGTACGTTTAATGTCCAACAGGGCTAAGTATGAGTTACAACAAAGCAATGTTACCAATATACACCTATTGTAAAGGCTACTGAGGCATAAACAGAACACGTTTTGAAATTGGTTTGCAAACTGACGACTAGCGTGGCCTAtatgcattaaaaaaaagtgtaaaaGCATGGTCGAGACAAGACTTGTTTACAAGTCAGGAACCTTCACATTTGCCCCACACATGTGCGGTTTGATCCGCGAACAGAATTTAAGGAGCAATAAAGTGGATACTATCCAATTTTCTATTATTTGGTCACTTGCCTCGGTGTAAGGACATGACAGAAGTATAAAAAGGCTCTCTAATTTGTCATTCTCAGACGTCGATAGTCATGAAGATTCTAACCATGTTTTTAAAGTTATAATATTTCCCACCGTTCACACGAACTTCTATCCTATTTGATCACTAAAAGCTAGTGATCAATATATCACATTAAATGATGATATTTCAAACAGAGATTATGATTTATGTTTTTAAATTACATTTGCTTGCTCCTTAAAAGTAAAACATGAACATGAATTTAATATACATTAAATTAGAAAACTATCAAGGAAAATGTTTACCTAGATCAAAGGCGTTGGTATCAAACTCTGTGTTCTGGTACACAATGTGCCAAAGTTGCCGATTTAACTGCTGTGGTTTCGAGGTCTGAATGGTAAAGTCATTCGTGTGCGCCCCTTGAACGACCACGCCTTGTACTTTGACAAGTTGTCTGAATACGCCCCTTTCACATTGAAGTCTGACctgtaaaatatttgaaaatggcatcagtgtgtatgtttgtttttggCCTTATCAGAGAATGGCTGCATTATATTACTTTAATCTTGCATCCCAGACAAATATCATCAATTTTGTTAAAAAGATatttaatatcaaaacagttAAATGCACaatagttatttttttaaacatgtctcatcatcaatatcatcatcatctttaataaccctcaaaccaccgtatggggtcaaaactgaccccaggcgtatatcattgtgtgccattatgccatttctggtcgaaaacaaatttccttccgggagtttgtttgtatatatgtcctataacttcttatacgtttttaccgagattggttcattgttgattaagttatcctcgaaagtttatgcatggtccagtggggtcaaaactgaccccagcatttttttaaacaaacttttgcgacccacaccgaAACTACTTAtggtaggatcacgaaattttcagagaatgatgtacatgtaagccaagattattgtagcaacttttgtgccattatcatgttttatgacgacattgtgacgtcatctaggtaaaatcggccgccatcttggattttgactgatgacgtcatgatattagcataaattatgaatattgagtcctgaaatttacgttgaattttataagatgtgataaacaactgttatttgccaagaaaaccttaaaacttacaTGTTTAatagaaaattagaaaatttcttAATATatttgtctgtcagaattccgttgccatggcaacaggaaaaatgatgaacatactttgttcactggaagtgtttgctatcaacattttctaaaaagttaccaagtttggtggccctagcataagccattcaggcgctatatggcattgaagctggtacaggcatcaacaacctccttcccggtctgaatagcgttggtgcaaaatgtggtcctcatgatcttttgcattaattatgataatgagctagaagtattctcacctaatcatgtcagattGTCCcgcatagattaatgaaactatacatatatacaaatcacaaaaagattcaaacaaaaaactgtatttgtacgaaacgttttggggtcagttttgaccccatacggtaatctacgtcacaaaaaagctacggtggtttgagggttaagttaCATTTAAGGTAACCGATGCTGTAAATGCGAGAATAAAGCAATTAGATGTTAATCAAAATAGATGAACAGAAACAAATTAGTTTTAAGGCGTTACGTATACATCTATAAAAAATCatcagatttttttcttaccGTATGTACTGCGTTGGTGACAATGCTCTTTGAGTCAAACCATGTGATTCTAAGACCTAGAGGAAAAATATTTTATATGTGTACACCATACATTATTCATTTAACAATAAGAAGATCCAAAGTACACGTTATGGTATCTGCATAATATTATGGATAAATGCTACACGATTGCGTTAAAAACGGCAACGGTCAAGAAGGCAATTCCGAAAGGGGCTTAGAAAATAAGAATCTTTGCCCACTTTCAGCATAATAGATCCTGTGCAACAGAGAAAAGCTTTAATGTTTAATTTTCACCCATTCTAGAGTAGGGCGAAGACCTCTCTGCAACCGCGCTATGATAGACTGATCTGGCAAATTGCTCAACAAATTTTAAAGATAAGCAACAAATCAATGTGCCTTTTCTTCCCCTTTTTAGTCATattaaatattttgcataatatttcaATTATAAATCAAAGATTACACTTATCCAATTTAGGTCACTGCGCGGTTGCAGCGCGATCACCGGATCATAAAATAGGGGCCTTACTAATATCCAGAGGGGAATGGTTGTAGTATCACATGTATGCAAATTCGTCATGTTTATGTAAATTTATCTTAACATGCTCCAAATCGAAAACAAGACAGCTTTAATATGAAATAAATACGTTACCATTTAGATGTACAGCTCTCAGCGGCCTGACTTGGAGACCGTGAGAAGGATAGCTGATGGGTGAAGATCCATCAACATAGTTGTGAACGCCTTGTAACACCATTTGCCTGGACAAAACAAGggcaaaaatgggaaaatacaTTATCAAGGTCTACTCTGAGCTTCAGGACAACCAGCATGCCTTAATGTGGTATCTCGCtgaacttggggcaccggtgcggcactgtggggatCGTGAACGGCATTTCGTTCACagatatgtttttcttttcaatttagatattgcataatacgtgaAAGTAtggcaaaatacacaaaacgtaagaaaagtcGTTCTTTATCTCCGAAATTCGTTTAGTattctttcgaaccccgcagtgccgcaccggtgccccacgtgcagtgagataccatctgaACTGACTGAGCGTAAGTATGGAGTATCTAATGAGGTATACGATTCTTAGTACGTATGTGCCGCGAAAAGCATTGTAGGTAataaggtgaaggcccctgaggcATAAACAAAGCATGTCTTTACATTGTTATGCGAACCCAGAAAATTGGTCGAGACATATTTTTTACGAATTTtggaccttcacctttgacctattaaTTACCCATCATGCATTTGACGTACTTTGAATTGTGAACCATTTTATTGACAACAAATTCTTCATTATTGATAGTTTATTGTATACGTTACTGAGTTGGCAAGCTGTGAGGCAAATACGTGTAATTTTGGAACTGACCTTCGTTCGTATCTCTGTAAACATTTCTCCTGGTTCCTTTGTCTTGCAGTCCACTGCTTTTGTGAAAAGAAATCCCGATGCCAAGCTCCAAAGCACTCACATGGTTTTTCTCCTATAAGCCTGAAAGAAAAAATCATACCGAACATGGTAGGAATGTTCGTATGTATTTCAATTGAACGTTCTGAGTAATTGAAATGGAACCCAAAATATACTTTTAAGTGCTTATAAAGATATTTGAAATGTGTTATTCTCTAACGAAAATGACAACTGTGGACGTTCTAGAGCGTTTTTAGCCAATAGCAATGCCCATGAAACAGCTATATGTTGACCGCAATTTTTTACCCATGAACTAAGAAACAACGAATAGCTGCGGCCGCCTCTTCATTTGTGTCTCTAAAGCTTGTATGTGTTTGCAAcaaattttgtgtttgtttctgcCAATTTTCCCTCACAGTTACACTGACAAGAGATGCGCGGgtaaaatacaaacaaattgGCCGCGCCTGTAATGTCAGATCCTTAGTTGCTATACCAAAATAGATACAAGATTTCTATATAAGAAATCAAAATGTTGCCGCTGACTTGAGAGCCATTGATTATCATTTATCAAAAATAAATCCACAGTTACCGTGTCTGTTGGCGTCTAGTAACTATTTGCAAAGATATCGCGTTTattcaagtttttaaaaaatcgcAATGTCGGGCAACAAATTGGGACCCATTCGTAATCAATCGGCTGTTCCATAGACTCATAGGACTTGACACCATGTAAACTTATAATATAGATTATATTGTCAACCAACTACGCCTCcggctacaagatacatatatacaaaagtggtttaattctattgaaaacaattcaaagctgtcttttcttagcaagtcaaaagaatgttatgaacaagaaacataccttgatgatagaaaataattttgaaattcgaaaagcgattactcagttaagaatcagcagccataaattgaatattgaaacaggtagATACTACAatatagcccctgaccaaaggttctgtcctttctgtccaaagcatattgaagatgaatttcactttttaatggaatgctctagatacgctattttacgtaatgagctatttacatttctcgaatccagtacagcagatttcaagagactcgatgctacagacagatttgtatatatctttggatgccataactcccataatgcaaagataggcaaatatatcaaagactgctttgttattagaaagagtaatgaatctcatgtatagcccaactcgattgtaacactatatcaaagactaatgtgtcagcccttcttgttacgttaattaggatattaagtcttattctctacacctattttgtactttgtgtaacagtcgttgccatactttgtaccatgtacaaatgtcgagcaataaagttctatctgtaaactgtatctctgttataaaCTTTATCTGACCTTTGtttcttccctcatgacctcaatgaaaagctagcggcctgcaggccgatttgagctttcatgaataaacaaaggtccaaacaaacaaacaaactgttacCAGAGCCCCATCCCATACCTCTACTGATTCCGTCACGATAAAAAGTGTTGTTTAAACTCACCCTGTATATACTGGTGTGGACGCAAGGGGGCGCTCTTCCTCCTTTTTCATCGGCCGTAGTATTGCACGCGCTGTGTACCCCGGGGGAACGTTGAAGCTTTCCACATCAGCTATTCTTGTGTAAACATTGACATAGCATGGCGGCGACGAAAGCCAACAGTTCACGTACACTAGCATGCTGCAGTAAAACAAATGTCAGTAAATACAATGCAGCATAATTGTGTGAGACATCTAGCAATTTTAGTGCACAATATCTGAACAAGATATTAAGTATGTCGACTTTTGTTACTTAACAATTTTACTAGCTTGACAATAACAGAGACTTTGGGGTAtagtataatgtacaatgtatttctacaAGCGTCAATAGAGGaacattaaaacatttttaaattAATATTGTGTTATATTTACGTTGTAGTAATTATTACAATATACATATAATTGTTGTTCTTCTAGCCACTTAGAGAACGTTTTTCACAGGACAAATTGACGAATTTAACACGTATTACGcccatttttaaaatcaatttatCTATTGTCATAGTTACAAACTCAGTCTTTTTCAATTGGTAAATTGCATACTTAACTGTTGAATCGACAGTTGATTTTAAGTTGTATTTCTATTCCTACAAATGAAAAGACATTAGTTTGAATATTACCTTCCTGTGACGAATGATATTAGTGATACAAAGAACAGCTTTTTGTCGCCCGCTAAACTTGTCATAGTTGCATGTCtctgtaaaaaaataataaaattatAGAAAAACAAAGAGATCTTAACATTGTtatacacataaacacaaaaatataacaaatggaaacatacaaacacgcaATAatcagtcttttgaaatatttttcttccAAATTTCAACCTTGAAATCATCGGGTGCTCTGAGATCTGTTTATAGAgcattttatatttttatttgtttcagGATGCTAATTACGATAAataattgtttttgtctttgttgttatTGCGTGTAAACTCTGTAAACCAACAGaatttgtactgaagagtacgaGCTACATACTCTGAATAGACTTATTTGAACTATATAGTTGAGTAGACTCACTCCTCAAGCTatagctaccgacatcttgcacaccgcagtcgtccctcagtaagacatctggagccgcatgcCGGCcggcaggctgaataaaagttgaaaacttgtcaaataatgtggctccagatgtcttatgGAGGAATGcgtgcagtgtgcaagatgtcggtagcttgaggaatgagttATTTGATCTAGGAAATGACCTCTACTCTTTTtgtaagtgcggtgggttctctttttttttggggggggggggggtctcacGTGTTTGTGTGGCTCTTCCTAAACACGGGACATTCGTCGAACATGGCATCCGAAAAACGTTTCAAACTAAAATTAGGAACATATCTTCACCCGTGTAAAACATTTTAGGTACATTTGAAGTGCATTTTTAATGACGAATTCGAAGCGTAAACAGTACATGTCATAATATTCAAACCCCGGGCTTCTAGAATATTGGCCAAACAACCTCACTATGAGCTAGTTTGGATTTTGTATGCGTTGATATCATTATTGTGATATCAGGCGAAATGTAAGACATTGACTCAAAAGACAACGACACACTTTTAacgtgatttttatttttaatctaTGAAATCCGTTCAGAGCTCTGTCCAATTGCTCGGTCACAGAAAGGCCGTTGCCCTATCACATGGTGTGGTGTAATCGGACAAAGAAAGCACACATGAttagcaaatactgtaaatgctttcaATTTCGCTGTAGCTGAATAATGATTTAtggcggtgattttaagtttgaggtagcaccatgcactatacTTACTAGTCTCTCACTGCCATGGGataatgttcacggtggttttaagttcgcggtgaagtggtcatcacgaaaatcgcgaacataaaaccactgcgaacatttctgcatttacagtataacgtTAGAACCGGTTACGCCAAGCAATTACCATAAATCACACCACTCGAGGCTACAAATAGTTAGCCATACAGCATTTCAAATTATCCGTATAATACATATGGACGACATGCTACTTATTTCGCTTATGAACGATATTGTCTTAACTGGTAGTGTTTTGTGATACATTGTCATTACATTAGAAAGTGACACTAATACAAATCAAGTAGCGGTGTGGACACAACCGTTCGAGGGGTAGCGTGAAGTGACTTTTGAGTTGAGttttgagtgagtgaatgagtgagtgagtgaatgagtgagcaagtgagcgagtgattttacatgtatttagctCAATAAGAACATAAATGCACAGTATAGGCTATCATTTGTTAATTTGTTAACCTAAGAATTAGGGTTTAAACCTCAAAACTGCATACTTAACAAGTCGTGACGATACCCACTTATCAAAAAATAATTCCTCACAAGAAGCCTATAGCCTTAGGAGTTTAAGGATAAAAGTACTGCTCGAGAGTATGtttcaacaaacaaaccacatCTTGGAAGTCGTAGAATTTCAAGTAGGTAGTGAAAGAACCAACTACCGACAGATATAAAAATCATTGAGAGAAGACATCTTCTTCAGCATAACAAGACAGCTGACCTTTGAACAGTATATGCAAGAATATCCCAATGATACTTTCAATTTATGATCGTATGACCCCCAACCATTAAATCATATATTGACCTTGCCCCAAcattacaaacaacaacaacaattacaaCCATTTGCTTGAGACTCAAGAAATATTGTCCAAACTACAGCACTAACCTTAACATCACAACAGACTTCTTCACATATAAGGATTTGCCCTTAGGGAGTCAATATATTCAAGGACAGCTCACAACCCTCACTCAATGACCCTTGAGAAGAAAACATTCACCGCCGTGGGACTATGTCCGAATGTGTGCCAAggttttcaatttttcaaatgTGTCAAACAATATTTCTTCTACGTACTTCGTTCTGAGTCTTTTAAGTTTTTGTTTccgtagccccccccccctttaccCGGAAGTTTTGATAGCAATCGGAGCGTGTCGTCACAGCGAGTCGGTCTTCaaaaatgacaggaaaaatGTTAGCACTTGGACATGCAAATCAACGTTTACAATTAatagtttgtgtgtttgtgtgtgtgtttgtgtgtgtgtgtgcgcacgtttgtgtttgtgtggtgtATGAgagtgtttgtatatgtgtgttgtgtgtgtgtgtgtgtgtgtgtgtgtgtgtgtttgtggtatGTTTACGTGTACAGGTGTGACTTCGATATCGTTTCGTACATTTAATGTAGATTCAATAACATTTAAATACAATTCTATCAGAATTGTCTTCAATCAAACACGGAAGGAAACAAATTGCCAATACTACAGTCTAGTACCACAACAATGTCCCAAATTGCCATGGCCAACACGGAAGCTTTTTCATTTTCACACGTTCCCTGACAAATTCCTAGTATCACGACTTATAAACATACAGTTAGACAACTATCTGTCCTGTAAAGAAAGACTATTTGGTACAACTCCTTTAAAAATTGCTAGTAATACGACTTTTAACATACAGTTAAGACAACAATGTTTTCGACCACAAACACTGAAACGTGTGTCTTTCTTTTGACAGGTCCCTTGGGACAGCGATAAGTTGTAAACAAATTATCCTGGTAACTCATTTGTTCTGTTTTTCTCCGTAATATGATCATCTAAACATATTTGCCTACGATAGAGtataaatcaaagaaaaaacGAAAGCACGGAATAAAGCTAAGAACGATTGGAACTTGTCTAAACTGTTTACAGAATTAAATGGCTGTTAGCCAAATCTTGAACAAGCATACGTCAAAGCCGACATTTACTTCCTTAagcaaaacaatacagaaaatgtcaaagcaGATATTTGGCTAAAATATTTTACCTTATCTCTTATTTTTTTAGCATTCATGACAATCTTTCAAACCTAAGTATAGTATAACACTGTTAGAATATCTTGAAACTTAAGTTAGGAATCGTAGAGATCTTCCTTCACAACATATGCTTGGAGAACAAAACagagacaaaaacacacacacacagaaggcGTTTTTCATCCTTGACAGCGCTTATTTTGAGCAGACAACTCAAAGATGCGTTTTCACGCCAAATCCTTGTGTTGTCAGTTCCAAAGGTCACATATGTTCTGTCATTAGTAGTCTAACACAACAAGTCAGATTTCTGAGCATAAAATCCTGTCACGATCAAGTTAGTTGACCCAGTTCATAACAAAACAACTGTACTTACCTTTGGTGCTTGATTTTGTTGGGCTTGAGACTTATGTCGAACAATTTAGCGTCCCGTAGTACAGTTCAAACATGGCTACATGTGGCTAACATGTGAGTGAATTTTTTGTAACAAACGTGTTGTCTAACACGCTTTTATTAATGAGGGTTTGACAATAGACCGAGTGACCCTAGGCGAAAACGAGTGAGGGCAACACGCCTAAATTTAACAAGCCCCACCCCAGGGCAAcgattactagtatgtaaatgTTGCAGCCATGTATCACGTAAGTATTCAAACTATGGATGCCAGGTGCGAAAGGtcaatactagtatttagaTGTTGATAGTCGATAATTTGATATCAGTCCATTCGAATCGAGTCGGCATACTTGATTTCATTTTCTCATATTGTAGAAATTCAATCATAAGGAATTTCAACTAATGAAAAACTAAGCAAGCAAACTAGTGGTGAATAGTTTAAATAAGTGTGAAAAACACTAAAAATTGTAGCACGGTATAAGTGTGGCagaatgtttgcattttttgtatCTATCAGACCGATCCGGATGTCCGTCAATCACAATTATCACTTCAACCAacgatagcatggcaattatcggttcgaccaatgagagagagagactggaTCTCAGTCAGACATTTGAACGTTATGTTTTAAATTTCTATGATTTGGAGGAGGTGATTGGGGATATAAGATCGGTCTACCGCGAGTTGGGCGGCACCTCTCTCTGCTTGTAAATCCCTTGGGCCATACAGTCGAGTAGTCTTTCACTttacaatgtgtgtgtgtaagggggggggggggggtcatggGTTAACCGAATGGTATTTTGTTCAACTACATATATTCTCAATCATATTGCCAAGAAAAATGAATCATTGCAAATCTTAATGCTATTGTTTAGCATTAGATGGAATATTGCTTAAAGCTATGATCTAATTAACATTCAATTTCTTATGCTGATTTAATGAGAAAAGTACAAAGCTGATTTTAACACTTCGCCTTTTTGCAATGCTCGAACGCactgtattgaaaaaaaactgttatgacaatttgttgttcatt
Protein-coding regions in this window:
- the LOC118431519 gene encoding beta-1,4 N-acetylgalactosaminyltransferase 2-like, whose protein sequence is MTSLAGDKKLFFVSLISFVTGSMLVYVNCWLSSPPCYVNVYTRIADVESFNVPPGYTARAILRPMKKEEERPLASTPVYTGLIGEKPCECFGAWHRDFFSQKQWTARQRNQEKCLQRYERRQMVLQGVHNYVDGSSPISYPSHGLQVRPLRAVHLNGLRITWFDSKSIVTNAVHTVRLQCERGVFRQLVKVQGVVVQGAHTNDFTIQTSKPQQLNRQLWHIVYQNTEFDTNAFDLVKLHYMKFSITIPVHIRHRLIPWLHDQGQGRIQDRVSVVVKTFLRYSNLRRLVRSVGDLYPGTRIIVADDTPYQKFESFQDENTDHYIMPQFKGFFAGRNLGLSQVTTEYFLYMDDDHYLKPYTKLEILVSLLDRTDYHVVGGVYEDLEMFATTIRVLGDDTHACYEKLRGWYHSIPDFPGKGISFIPL